GGGCGGACTTTTTCTTTCCTGCCACCGGCAATACAAAGCGTTTTCATGGCCGGGTAGACAGGCTGCTGAGGCGTCGCCATCAGAGCTTCCGTATCCCCCCATTCCGCCGCACGCCCACGATCCGATTCCAGACGACTGATCTTATGGCCCTTGGACGGGGTGCACAGGGTTATGGCAAGCCCCTGCTCGCCCGCGCGCCCGGTCCGGCCAACCCTGTGGGTATGCACTTCGGAATCTCTGGCAGGTTCGGCATTGATAACCAGTGGCAGGGATTTGATGTCCAGCCCCCGCGCGGCCACATCCGTTGCTACCAGGACCGAGCAACTCTGATTGCCAAAACGGACCAGCACACTGTCCCGTTCCCGCTGCTCAAGATCCCCGTGCAGAGGCAAGGCCGAAAAACCTCGCTGGCTGAGCCCTTCGGCCATCTCGTCACATTGTTGCTTGGTGGTACAGAAGACAATGCACGAGGAAGGCTGATGCTTGGACAGCAAGGCCATAACAGCATCGGTGGTGGCCCCTGGCGAAATCTCGTAGAAAAGCTCACGAATGTCCGGATTGCCCTGCCCTGATTCGGCACGCACATCGACCGGATCCTGCTGGTAACGGGCACTGAGTTTTCGGATGGATTCCGGCCAGGTGGCCGAAAACATCAGGGTCTGGCGGGTTTCCGGCGTTTGCCCCAGGATATCCTCCATGGCGTCCTCAAAGCCCATGTCCAGCATTCTGTCGGCTTCATCCAGCACCACAGTCCCGACGCGATCAAGCGTGAGCGTGCCTTTGCGAAGGTGATCCTGGATCCGTCCGGGCGTCCCCACAACAATATGGGCACCATGGCTCAGGGAGCCTATCTGGGGGCCAATGGACACACCACCACACAACGTCAGCACCTTGACATTGTCCCTGGCCCGGGCCAGCTCTCGCAGCGCTTTGCTCACCTGATCCGCCAGCTCACGGGTAGGACAGAGAATCAGGGCCTGCACCGCGAACAACCTGGGATTGAGATGCTCAACCAGCCCAATCCCGAAGGCGGCGGTTTTGCCACTACCGGTCTGCGCCATGGCAATCACGTCACGGCGCGCCAGGCATTGCGGCAAGGCCTTGGCCTGAATTTCAGTGGGGTGCTCGAATCCCAACTGCTCCAGATTGGAGACCATCGCAGGGGAAAGACCAAACTCTTTAAAGGAAGGCATACAAGAAAATCCCGGAATCAGCGGCTGCTGGTTATGAAGGCAAAAATGAGGGCGTATACTACACGCACAGGATACCAGAATTTGCCAATAATTAACGGAGTTACTGATGGCGTCCCTACAGGATCAGCTACTGAAAGCAGGCCTTGCCGACGAGAAGAAGGCCAAGGCCGTTCGAAACGAGAAACGCAAACAGAGAAAACAGCAACCCAAAGGTACGGAGCAGGTTAATGAAGCCCAGATCCGTGCCCGCCAGGCCCGGGAAGAGAAGGCCGAGCGAGACCGCGAGCTGAACCGGCAACGCCAGCAGGAAGCGGAAAAAAAGGCCATTCAGGCGCAGATACGCCAGCTGGTGGAAACCAACCGACTGGACCGTAGCAGGGGCGATACCTCCTATCAGTTTGTCCACGACAAGAAGATCAAGAAAATTTTTGTCGACGACACCATGGTGGATCAGCTGTCCCGTGGTCGCCTCGCTATTGTTTTCGTGAACGATGCCTATGAGATTGTGGCAGAGGGTGTTGCCCGGAAGATCATGGAGCGCGATAAAAGCGCTGTTGTAGTTCTCCATGACCGCAAAACAGACGACGTGGGTGACGACGACCCGTATGCCGGTTATGAGATTCCGGACGATCTCATGTGGTAGACCTCCGAACGCCTTCGGACCAGATTCCTTTTTGATCTATCTGTCCGGTCAGCGGACATAAGTACTAATCATCACTCCCAATCTGATGACGCCGTACTACACTCAGGTTATATCCATATAACGAAAGGGGATTAACCATGAGTATGAAAAAATCGCTGATCTCGATAGCAGGCGCCACCTTACTTACGTCCCTGGCCAGCTTACCGGTAGCCGCCCAGTCCAACGAACAGGTATTTGGTCGGGAACTGATGACCCAGCAGGAGTTGCAGGAACACCGCACAACCATGCGTAACCTGAACACCGATGCCGAGCGGGCCCGGTATCGCCAGCTGCACCACGAACGCATGCTACAACGCGCCCGTGAGCGTGGGGTTGAACTGAATAACGGCATGGGGAAAGGGCCAGGCAAAGGCATGGGAGCGGGCCAGGGTATGGGTTCCGGACAAGGCATGGGTTCCGGACAAGGCATGGGTTCCGGACAAGGCATGGGATCTGGTCAAGGTATGGGCAAAGGCTCAGGGGGTAACGGCAAAAACCAGGAGTATAAGATCAAGGGGTCCGGTAACCAGTAACCCGGATTCACTTTTCACAGTTACAAAAAAAAGCGGGGCTGATTATCAGCCCCGCTTTTTATTTGCGCCTTTTAATGGCAGATGGTTCAGGCGTTGCTGAGACGCTTGCGCGCCCACAAACCACCCAGGGCCATCAGGACCATGCCCGGCAGTACCGGATCAAATGGCGAGCCCGGCGCACCGGCAGAGCAGCCAAAGATCGGACCGTCACCGGCAGGCGTTGGCGCCTCTGGCGGAGTTGGTACTGGAATGGCGGGCACTCCAACCGCATCATTCAGACCTGTCACACGCAGAGTGAAGGTACAGTTTGTATCCACACCATCGCTGGTGCAGGTTGGCCAGTTCAAAGTGAAGGTGTCGGCCACACTGATGGTGGTATTGATATTGACGTTCGCCAAATCTTCAACGGGGCCCTGAACATAACCGGGTTGCCTGATGAGACCAGTTGTTGCATCGGGCGGGCCGCTAATATTGAGCATTTCAGTTAATGTCAGTGTTGAACCATAGGTCTCCACGTATGCTGCAGCAATATCATACAGCTCGGTATCAGGATTCCAGGTGGCGACCAAAGCATCACTGTTATCGGCGTCAATTACAGTCACCGGTTTATTAGCCCAGTCGGCGAAGGCATCAATGTTTACAGCCTCGCCATCGATCAGAACATTGAATGTTCCGTCGTAAAGGCCAGAAGCCGTCGACTGCACAAGTGAAATCGCATCGGGAACATTGTTGTCGGGGTCTTCTTCGCCCAACGTATCAACGAGGGGCAGAACGTCGCCAGCCACAGCAGGATTGAAGCTGCCGCTGTTCGGGTCCCATTCTGCCGCGGAAATCTCGGCAGTCCCGGCATCACCGTCATGGTCAACCGTCACAGCCGGATCGAATACCTTTTCAAATGTCTGCCAATCGGCCGCACCGGGAGCACCATCGTCCCAAGCAAGCAGGATGGAATCGTTCGCCGGGTTGCCATCATGATCGATGAACCAGCCGGTCGGCACTGAGCTGAGGGTACGCCAGTCACCAAACAAGTCCTTGTACTGACTCGGAACATTCGTGTCAGTCTCAGTTGTATCCTGATTGGAGGCGGTCGCTCCTGATTCAATAAACTCTGCAACGCTTGTGTTAAAGAACGGCAGGCCTTCGACCTTGCTGCCGCCAAACAAGCCTCCGGGGAATTTGCCCAGATTTCCTATCGTGAGTTTGTCGGCACCGTCAAAACCGAATGAAAGACCGTCGTCTGCAGTAGACGCACTGAAGGCGTTACCTACACCGAAACCGGTCTCAAATCGGAAGGCGTTCAAATCCCCTCCAACGCTATTGGTGCCATCCGTCAGGTTCGACAGCTTGCCAATAACCCGGTAGAGCTTCGGCTCAGCCCCGGGCGACACATTAAATACCAGATCAATCGGACCATTGGTCTCGGTTGATTTCAGCTTGAAGCGTTTACCCGAGTCGGGGGGAGCCTGGCAGTTCTTTTGGGGAGGATCCAGAAGCTGACGATCCGGTTGCGCCATGATGCAGCCCGCGAAGTCATAGGTATTCTGGGCGGTAAATGGCTCGTTATAGACTCTGATACCCAAGCCCAAATTACCAAAGTCATTTACGGGATCAATCCAGCCAAAAGTGCCGGTTCCCTCAGTATCGGTATAAACCAGGGTTTTTCCTTGGACAGGGGGAACTGCAAGGTTGTCCTCATTGACGCTATCGATCGTTGCCGCCGAAGCTGCCTGCGACACTCCCAACAACGAAAACACTATCGCGCTAACAAGCGGTTTTCTTGAGAATTTAATTCCCATTTTCATTGGATTTTCTCCTTGACACCTTAAATCAGGTCCTCTCCGACCTTTCCTGCCTAGAGTATAATAAATCCAGTTATATGCAAATGCGCTATTTGATTCAGCATCAGGAGTTAACCCAAGTCAACTTTACCGCCTAAGGAAAAGACCAACACTGGTCGGGCTGCTAACCTTAGAACAGGATTCTATTCATCGGCTTAGTGGTAATGCTTACATCGACAGTAACGCGAACCTTCTCCGCAGAGAACCTCGAAGGGCTAAGCACTGTGCGACAAAATGTCGCAGTTCATCTGTACTCCGTTGAACGTGAGCATGACAATTACTTTACTGAAGCCTGATTCGAAAGCGTAAGGGAAAGGACTCAAATGGAAGCGAAAAGCGCACAGCTTGGTGAAATCGCCGCTATACGGGGCAATGTGGTTGATGTGCGCTTCAACCCACCCCTCCCGCCTCGCAACCGGGAACTGCTCACGGGTCTTGAGAATCAGGTGAACCTTGAGGTCCAGACACATCTGGACACTGACACAGTTCGCTGCATTGCTCTGAACTCTACCCGCCACCTCTCCCGAGGTATGCCCGTTCAGCAAACCGGCGCAGGCTTACAGGTTCCGGTCGGGGAATCACTTCTTGGCCGAATGATCAATGTGTTCGGCAAGCCAGTTGATGGCGGCGCCCCGATCGGTACCCGCGAGCACTGGCCCATCCACCGCCCTATCCTGCCACTCTCGGATCGCACCACCAGCACGGAAATCTTCGAAACCGGGATCAAGGCAATTGATCTCCTCGCGCCTATGGAGCGCGGTGGTAAGTCCGGCTTGTTCGGGGGTGCCGGGGTTGGCAAGACCGTATTGATCAATGAGCTGATCAACAATATGGCGGAGCAGTACGAGGGCATCAGCCTGTTCTGCGGCATTGGCGAGCGCATGCGGGAAGCGGAAGAGATGTACAGCGCCATGCAGGAATCCGGGGTTATCGACAAGGCCATACTCGTATACGGCCAAATGAACGAACCTCCGGGAGCCCGATTCCGGGTTGGCCATGCCGCCCTGACCGTCGCGGAATATTTCCGCGATGTGGTTAAACGGGATGTACTGCTACTGATCGACAATGTCTTCCGCTTCGTTCAGTCCGGCATGGAAGTGTCCGGGCTCATGGGCAGGATTCCATCAAGGGTTGGCTATCAACCCACCCTCGCCACCGAACTGGCGGAACTGGAGGAGCGGATCTGCAGTTCCCGCAATGGCAGCATCACCTCGGTACAGGCAGTCTATGTTCCCGCGGACGATCTTACCGATCCCTCAGCAACCCATATATTTTCTCATCTGACTGCATCCATCGTGCTGTCCCGCAAGCGGGCAAGCCAGGGGCTTTATCCGGCCGTGGACCCGCTGCAGACCAGCTCGAAAATGCTCACACCCGCCATTGTCGGCAGTCGTCACCACGAGGTGGCCCAGGCTGTACGCAGCACACTGGCGGAATACGACGAGCTTAAGGACATCATCTCCATGCTCGGCATGGAAGAGTTGTCCAAAGAGGATCGTGCAACCGTCAGCAAGGCGCGGCGCCTGGAACGGTTCCTGACCCAGCCGTTCTTTACCACAGGCCAGTTCACCGGCCATGGCGGCAAACTGGTCCCGCTGAAAAAGACCATTGAGGGCTGTGAACGCATCCTTGCCGGCGAGTTTGAAAAGGTCAACGAAAAAGCCTTGTACATGATCGGTACCATTGACCAGGTGGACACGACGGAGATCGGTAATGAGTCCTGATAATGCCGCCCGCAGGGGACACATGAACCTGAAAGTTCTGCTTCCGACAGAAGTGCTTGTGGACCAGCCGGTCAGCAAGGTTATCGCGGAAGCGGAGAACGGTGAATTCTGCTTGCTGCCCCGACATATTGATTTCGTCGCTGCCCTGACTCCTGGAGTGCTGTCTTTCTACAGCGAAGATGGCACAGAGTGCTTCGCGGCGGTGGACCGGGGCGTGTTAGTGAAGTGCGGACAGGATGTCACCGTCTCCACCTACAAAGGCGTAACCGGAACCAATATGGCCGAGCTACAGTCGATGATTGAGGAGCGTTTCCTGGATCTGGATGAGCACGAACGGAAAGCTCGTACCGCCCTTGCCCGACTTGAGGCCGGAACGCTACGGGGCTTCCTTGACCTCAAGGAGAAACTCCATGGCTGACCGGCCTCATCGTTCAGAACCTGACGGCCATCCGCCAAAACTTGGCGAGCAAGTGGGCCGTCGTGCCAGGCGCAAGCAAGAGGCCCGGAAGAAAGGCCGGCATGCAGCCTGGTTTGGCCTTGGCATGTTTGGCCTGGTGGGATGGTCTGTGGCCATCCCGACACTCATCGGTGTCGCCGTTGGGCTCTGGATGGACGATCGCTGGCCGGGCCAGGTGTCCTGGACGCTTACTCTGCTTATCATCGGCATAGCATTAGGCTGCCTCAATGCCTGGTACTGGATCAAACAGGAGAGCGAACGTGACTGATGAAACGACCCTCCCTGCCTCCTTGTCAGCCTACGGTATTTCTTTTGCGCTCGGAGTTGCGCTTGGCCTGGCTTTTCTCGGTGGTCTATGGCTTACGGTTCGCCGTTTAGGCGAGGCCCGTCATCCCGGTCTCTTGATGATGAGCAGCCTGTTTCTGCGCCTTGGCATCACTCTGGCGGGCTTTTATGTTGTTGCCCAATATGGTGACTGGCAGCACCTGCTGGCGGCCGTTGCCGGCTTTACGCTACCCAGGCTGCTGATCGCACACCGTATTCGGCCGCCCGGGATCGGCGGGGAGCCACGCCCATGACCATCTCGCCTGATAGCGTCGTCTATTTCCAGTGGGGTATTTTTTCCCTGAATGCCACGCTCGTTTTTACTTGGGTGGTTATGGCCATACTGACACTAACCTCCTGGCTGGTTACCCGCCGCATCTCGGATAACCCTGACATCTCCCGGTGGCAGAACCTGCTGGAGGTACTGGTTACCGGTATTCGTGATCAGATCGCACAGGTAAGCCACCAGCAACCGGGCAATTACCTGCCCTTTGTTGGCACCCTGTTCCTGTTCATTGCCATGGCCAACCTTCTGAATGTGGTTCCGGGCTATCTCGCACCCACGGGCTCACTCTCTACCACCACGGCGCTTGCTATCTGTGTGTTCATCGCGGTTCCGGTGTTCGGAATTGCCAGCAAGGGTGCCGGCAGCTACCTGGGGCGTTACCTTCAGCCCACCTGGTTTATGCTTCCGTTCAACATTATCGGCGAGATCTCGCGCACCGTGGCACTCGCGGTGCGACTATACGGAAACATCATGAGTGGCACGGTGATCGTTGGCATTCTTCTGAGCCTGACGCCCTATTTCTTCCCGGTTGTCATGCAACTTCTTGGCTTGCTCACCGGCATGATCCAGGCCTACATCTTTGCTGTACTCGCCATGGTTTACATTGCCTCGGCTACCTCAGTCTATGAAAAGGCTGAGGACCCGGACCAAGCGGATACACTTTCTTCTGACCAGTAAAGGAGCCACCCTATGGACAGCGTTTCAATCATTGGCATGATTTCCGTCATCACAGCAGGCCTGACCATTGCCATCGGTTCAATAGGGCCGGCCCTGGCTGAGGGGCGCGCCGTTGCCCAGGCACTGAGCGCCATCGCCCAGCAACCGGATGAGTCCGCCACCATCACCCGTACCCTGTTTGTGGGTCTGGCAATGATCGAATCCACGGCCATTTACTGCTTCGTGGTCACCATGATTCTGATATTTGCCAACCCTTTCTGGGACCATGCCATCGCTGCTGCCGGAGGCTGACCCATGGATATAGACTGGATCACCGTATCCGCCCAGGCTATCAACTTCCTTATCCTGGTCTGGCTACTGAAACGCTTTCTTTACCAGCCGGTTATCAAGGCAATGGACAAGCGTGAGCACAAAATACGTAGCAGGATGGAAGATGCCGACGCCCGTGAAGAAACTGCCCGGGAGGAGGCGCAAAAGTATCAGGCGCAAGCCGACGCATTGAAGCAACAGCAGGACGACATTCTGGAGAAGACCCGGGAGGAAGCCAGGCAGGAGCGCAGTCATATGCTTGATGTCGCGCGGGAAGAAACCGCCCGGGTCCGGGCCAGCTGGATGCGGGAAGTCAACGAGGAGAAGGCGGAGTTTATCGGCAGCCTGAGACGCCAAACCCTGGAGGCCATTGAGTCCATTGCCGGAAAAGCACTTCAGGATCTGGCAGATTCGGATCTGGAAGCCCGCATGGTCCATACCTTTATTCAAAAACTGCCGACTCTCGATCAGGAAGCCCGGGAATCCTTGAGGAACACTTCGGAACCGGCCTGTATTTCCAGCCATTCTGAACTTGATCCGGCTCTGCAGAAGCAGTTAACAGGAGCTGTGCACGACCAGATAGGCGGCGAAATTGCAGTTACCTACACCACAAACCCCGAACTCGGGTGCGGCATCGAACTGGTGTGCAATGGAGAGCGAGTCAGCTGGAACCTGTCGGACTACCTTGAGGAGCTGACGACCCGCATGGAAAAAGCGTTCAAACCTGTCATCACCGAACAGCAAGAGGCCTGATGCCGTGTTGCAGCAACTCCTTGACGACACCATGGCCACACTCCACAAGGTGGTTGAGGACACCGAGCCGACACTACGCAGCCACGAAACGGGCACGGTTATACAGGTTGGCGGGGGCATTGCCAGGGTTCGGGGGCTGGCAAGCGTCACCTCCGAGGAGCTTGTGCAGTTTCCCGATGGCGTACTCGGAGTGGCCATCAATCTGGAACCGGACGAAGTGGGCATCATGCTCCTGGGCGATAGCGAGAAACTGGGCGCAGGTATTCGTGTCACGGCTACCGGCCGAGAGGCAGATACGCCCGTGGGCGAGGGCCTTCTCGGGCGGGTGATTGATGCTACCGGCAAGGTCCTGGACGGGGGCAAACCGCTGGAGTTTCATGAACGTCGGCCAATTGAGCGCCCTGCTCCGGAAATCATCGAGCGCTCCCCGGTAACAGTCCCCATGGAAACTGGTATTAAAGCGATTGATGCTCTGATCCCGATCGGTCGTGGGCAAAGGGAGCTGATTCTCGGTGACCGACAGACGGGCAAGACATCCGTGGCCATCGACACCATCATCAATCAGCGGAACAAAGGTGTTAAGTGCATCTATTGCGCAGTAGGTCAGCGGGCCACCGCTGTTGCCAAAGCGGTCGAAACCTTACGTAAACACGATGCCCTGGACCACACAGTCGTGGTTGTCGCCCCCGATGACGACCCTCCCGGCCTGCGTTACATCACACCCTACGCAGCCACCACCATGGCCGAGTATTTCATGGAGAAAGGCTATGACGCGCTGATTGTCTACGATGACCTGACCCGCCATGCCCGGGCCTATCGTGAGCTGTCGCTGCTCCTGCGCCGTCCCCCGGGACGGGAAGCCTATCCGGGCGACATTTTCTATATTCATTCCCGCCTGTTGGAGCGCAGCACCCATCTGCGAAAGGAATTTGGTGGCGGCTCCCTGACGGCTCTTCCAGTGATTGAAACCCAGGCACAGGATATTTCGGCTTACATCCCGACCAACCTGATCTCCATAACCGATGGCCAGATCTATCTGTCTCCGGTCCTTTTCCAGAAAGGGCTTCTGCCGGCAATCCATGTCGGTAAATCGGTTTCAAGGGTTGGCGGTAAAACCCAGCACCCCGCCCTCCGCAGTGTCGCCAGCGACCTCCGCCTGTCCTATTCCCAGTTCGAGGAACTGGAAACCTTTGCCCGCTTCTCTACCCGCCTAGACAAGGAAACTCGCGCCACCATCGAGCGGGGCCGAAGAGTGCGGGAAGTCCTGAAACAGAACGAGCGCCACCCTTTGCGCGCGAGTGAGCAGGTGGCGGTGCTGAAGGCCGTCAATGCCGGACTGCTGGATGACGTGCCTCTGGATGCAATCGCGAACGCCGAAAAACGGATTCAGAAACACCTGCTGGAGACTCTCCCCGAACTCTGCGCAAACATGGAAAACGGCGAAACGCTGGACGATGACCAATGGCAAAGGGTTTTGTCGGAACTTGAGGTCGCGCTGGCCGGCATCGTTCAGGCAAGCGGGAGCTAACCCATGGAATCACTGGAACAACTTCACAAGCAACTGGACAGTCTGGATCAGCTACGCAGCATTGTGAAAACCATGAAGGCGCTCTCGGCCGCAAACATCCATCAGTTTGAGCAGGCGGTTGAAGCCCTCGGTGGTTATTACCGAACAGTGGAACTTGGGCTTCATGTCGTGCTGAAGGACATGAAACCCTCTGGCTTTGAACATGGTCCGGCTTCCCGCCCCCGCCGTCTGGGCGCCGTCGTGTTCGGGTCAGACCATGGACTATGTGGCCGCTTTAATGAGGAAATCGCCGAGCACGCCATCATGCGCATGGATTCCACTGCCGCGGAGAAAGAAGACCGCCGCCTTCTTGCGGTCGGCGCCCGTGTGGCGGGCAGCCTCGAGAACGCCGGTCTGCACGTCGAAGAAGACTTCCTGACGCCGGGATCAGCAGTACAGATCACTGCTACCGTTCAGCAAATCCTTCTGAAAATCGATCAGTGGCAGGAAGAAGCCGGCGCACACTATATCTTTCTCTTCTACAACCGCCATTCCCGCCAACGCAGCTACCAACCCACCGGGGTGCAGTTACTGCCCATGAATCTGAGGCGTTTTCATCGCCTTGAAGAAGAACCCTGGCCTTCCCGCAGCCTGCCGACATTCACCATGGAGCGGCAGGCTTTGTTTCATCGCCTGCTGGATCAGTACCTGTTTGTTTCAGTATTCCGCGCCTGCGCCGAGTCACAGGCCAGTGAACATGCGAGCAGACTGTCAGCGATGCAGTCAGCCGAGCGCAATCTGGATGAACGTATCGGCGACGTTACCATGAGTTACCGCAGAGCCAGGCAAACGGTGATAACCTCTGAGCTCCTTGATCTCGTGTCCGGATTTGAAGCGCTGGAGCCAAAGAATCCCAAATCCTGATATTTTAAACACCGTAAAATGCTATTTTATGTATCGCTTTTTTCGGACGCCGCAATCATCTGTTACGTATAACAATTGAATTCTTTTCTGAAAACATACTTAATAGAGCCACAATAAAGTAAGTAACCACCGATTTTGCGTATCAATAATGCTCCTCCGCTATCTGTTGAGCAGACGACAAGACGGGCATTGCTCACACGCTTCAGGGACATCGTATGAGACTTCCAGACTTCTTTGGCAACATGACCATCCGAACGAAACTCTCGGCCGGATTCGCCCTTCTCCTGCTGCTCACAGTTATTGTTGGAGTGGTTGGAAATCGCGCGTTGGAAACATACAGCCAGCGATCAAATATCGTAGCCTTGCTCGGACAAGTGAACACAGGGCTGACCGAGGCTCGGGTCGAGGAAAAGAACTTTCTGTTAACCGGTGAAGCCGAATACGTCCAAAAGTCCCAGGCTCAGGGCGATAAAGTGCTTGGGCTCACCAGCAACATCGAACCCCTGCTAACAGATCCGCAAGATATTGAGACTCTCGGCAACATCCAGTCCGATATCAGTCAGTATCAGTCGTTGATGGGCAAGGTGGAAGTAAACATAGGTCAGAAGGAAGAAGCACTGGGCCGACTGGAAACCAAGGCCAGAATCTTCGGCTCATCGCTCAAGGCGCACAGCTCGCTGTTTTTTGCATCGGCCATTTTTGAAGATATGCGCCGCTCCGAACGCAAGTTCCTGATCCAGCATGACGATGCCAGT
This Marinobacter salinus DNA region includes the following protein-coding sequences:
- a CDS encoding alternate F1F0 ATPase, F1 subunit alpha codes for the protein MLQQLLDDTMATLHKVVEDTEPTLRSHETGTVIQVGGGIARVRGLASVTSEELVQFPDGVLGVAINLEPDEVGIMLLGDSEKLGAGIRVTATGREADTPVGEGLLGRVIDATGKVLDGGKPLEFHERRPIERPAPEIIERSPVTVPMETGIKAIDALIPIGRGQRELILGDRQTGKTSVAIDTIINQRNKGVKCIYCAVGQRATAVAKAVETLRKHDALDHTVVVVAPDDDPPGLRYITPYAATTMAEYFMEKGYDALIVYDDLTRHARAYRELSLLLRRPPGREAYPGDIFYIHSRLLERSTHLRKEFGGGSLTALPVIETQAQDISAYIPTNLISITDGQIYLSPVLFQKGLLPAIHVGKSVSRVGGKTQHPALRSVASDLRLSYSQFEELETFARFSTRLDKETRATIERGRRVREVLKQNERHPLRASEQVAVLKAVNAGLLDDVPLDAIANAEKRIQKHLLETLPELCANMENGETLDDDQWQRVLSELEVALAGIVQASGS
- a CDS encoding F0F1 ATP synthase subunit epsilon, which encodes MSPDNAARRGHMNLKVLLPTEVLVDQPVSKVIAEAENGEFCLLPRHIDFVAALTPGVLSFYSEDGTECFAAVDRGVLVKCGQDVTVSTYKGVTGTNMAELQSMIEERFLDLDEHERKARTALARLEAGTLRGFLDLKEKLHG
- a CDS encoding F0F1 ATP synthase subunit A; the encoded protein is MTISPDSVVYFQWGIFSLNATLVFTWVVMAILTLTSWLVTRRISDNPDISRWQNLLEVLVTGIRDQIAQVSHQQPGNYLPFVGTLFLFIAMANLLNVVPGYLAPTGSLSTTTALAICVFIAVPVFGIASKGAGSYLGRYLQPTWFMLPFNIIGEISRTVALAVRLYGNIMSGTVIVGILLSLTPYFFPVVMQLLGLLTGMIQAYIFAVLAMVYIASATSVYEKAEDPDQADTLSSDQ
- a CDS encoding AtpZ/AtpI family protein is translated as MADRPHRSEPDGHPPKLGEQVGRRARRKQEARKKGRHAAWFGLGMFGLVGWSVAIPTLIGVAVGLWMDDRWPGQVSWTLTLLIIGIALGCLNAWYWIKQESERD
- a CDS encoding choice-of-anchor F family protein; translation: MKMGIKFSRKPLVSAIVFSLLGVSQAASAATIDSVNEDNLAVPPVQGKTLVYTDTEGTGTFGWIDPVNDFGNLGLGIRVYNEPFTAQNTYDFAGCIMAQPDRQLLDPPQKNCQAPPDSGKRFKLKSTETNGPIDLVFNVSPGAEPKLYRVIGKLSNLTDGTNSVGGDLNAFRFETGFGVGNAFSASTADDGLSFGFDGADKLTIGNLGKFPGGLFGGSKVEGLPFFNTSVAEFIESGATASNQDTTETDTNVPSQYKDLFGDWRTLSSVPTGWFIDHDGNPANDSILLAWDDGAPGAADWQTFEKVFDPAVTVDHDGDAGTAEISAAEWDPNSGSFNPAVAGDVLPLVDTLGEEDPDNNVPDAISLVQSTASGLYDGTFNVLIDGEAVNIDAFADWANKPVTVIDADNSDALVATWNPDTELYDIAAAYVETYGSTLTLTEMLNISGPPDATTGLIRQPGYVQGPVEDLANVNINTTISVADTFTLNWPTCTSDGVDTNCTFTLRVTGLNDAVGVPAIPVPTPPEAPTPAGDGPIFGCSAGAPGSPFDPVLPGMVLMALGGLWARKRLSNA
- the atpD gene encoding F0F1 ATP synthase subunit beta; the encoded protein is MEAKSAQLGEIAAIRGNVVDVRFNPPLPPRNRELLTGLENQVNLEVQTHLDTDTVRCIALNSTRHLSRGMPVQQTGAGLQVPVGESLLGRMINVFGKPVDGGAPIGTREHWPIHRPILPLSDRTTSTEIFETGIKAIDLLAPMERGGKSGLFGGAGVGKTVLINELINNMAEQYEGISLFCGIGERMREAEEMYSAMQESGVIDKAILVYGQMNEPPGARFRVGHAALTVAEYFRDVVKRDVLLLIDNVFRFVQSGMEVSGLMGRIPSRVGYQPTLATELAELEERICSSRNGSITSVQAVYVPADDLTDPSATHIFSHLTASIVLSRKRASQGLYPAVDPLQTSSKMLTPAIVGSRHHEVAQAVRSTLAEYDELKDIISMLGMEELSKEDRATVSKARRLERFLTQPFFTTGQFTGHGGKLVPLKKTIEGCERILAGEFEKVNEKALYMIGTIDQVDTTEIGNES
- the atpF gene encoding F0F1 ATP synthase subunit B; translated protein: MDIDWITVSAQAINFLILVWLLKRFLYQPVIKAMDKREHKIRSRMEDADAREETAREEAQKYQAQADALKQQQDDILEKTREEARQERSHMLDVAREETARVRASWMREVNEEKAEFIGSLRRQTLEAIESIAGKALQDLADSDLEARMVHTFIQKLPTLDQEARESLRNTSEPACISSHSELDPALQKQLTGAVHDQIGGEIAVTYTTNPELGCGIELVCNGERVSWNLSDYLEELTTRMEKAFKPVITEQQEA
- a CDS encoding F0F1 ATP synthase subunit C; this encodes MDSVSIIGMISVITAGLTIAIGSIGPALAEGRAVAQALSAIAQQPDESATITRTLFVGLAMIESTAIYCFVVTMILIFANPFWDHAIAAAGG
- a CDS encoding DUF2058 domain-containing protein — encoded protein: MASLQDQLLKAGLADEKKAKAVRNEKRKQRKQQPKGTEQVNEAQIRARQAREEKAERDRELNRQRQQEAEKKAIQAQIRQLVETNRLDRSRGDTSYQFVHDKKIKKIFVDDTMVDQLSRGRLAIVFVNDAYEIVAEGVARKIMERDKSAVVVLHDRKTDDVGDDDPYAGYEIPDDLMW
- a CDS encoding ATP synthase subunit I, giving the protein MTDETTLPASLSAYGISFALGVALGLAFLGGLWLTVRRLGEARHPGLLMMSSLFLRLGITLAGFYVVAQYGDWQHLLAAVAGFTLPRLLIAHRIRPPGIGGEPRP
- the dbpA gene encoding ATP-dependent RNA helicase DbpA gives rise to the protein MPSFKEFGLSPAMVSNLEQLGFEHPTEIQAKALPQCLARRDVIAMAQTGSGKTAAFGIGLVEHLNPRLFAVQALILCPTRELADQVSKALRELARARDNVKVLTLCGGVSIGPQIGSLSHGAHIVVGTPGRIQDHLRKGTLTLDRVGTVVLDEADRMLDMGFEDAMEDILGQTPETRQTLMFSATWPESIRKLSARYQQDPVDVRAESGQGNPDIRELFYEISPGATTDAVMALLSKHQPSSCIVFCTTKQQCDEMAEGLSQRGFSALPLHGDLEQRERDSVLVRFGNQSCSVLVATDVAARGLDIKSLPLVINAEPARDSEVHTHRVGRTGRAGEQGLAITLCTPSKGHKISRLESDRGRAAEWGDTEALMATPQQPVYPAMKTLCIAGGRKEKVRPGDVLGALTGEAGIPGSAVGKIDLFDFQCFVAIDKDYAAKALKRLESGRVKGRKIRVRYA